ATGACAATGGAACAGGATCGCTGGTCACGCGTGAAGAGCCGGCTGCGCTCGAACGTTGGCGAAGACGTCTACACGAGCTGGTTTGCGCGCATGGATCTGGAAGGCGTGCAGGAGGAGAGCGTGCGGCTCTCGGTACCGACCCGGTTCCTGAAGAGCTGGATTCAGGCGCATTATGCCGAACGCGTGCTGTCGTGCTGGCAGGCCGAAATGCCCGAAGTGCATCGCATCGACCTCACGGTGCGTTCGGCCGTGCGCCCGGTGGTGCAGCCGAAGGAAGCCCCCGCGCCGGTCGAGACGCGACGCGCGCCCGCGCCGGAGCTGCGTTCGACCGCGACCGCGCCGGTCTCGGCCAATCACGATGCGCTCGGCGGCTCGCCGCTCGATCCGCGCCTGACTTTCGCAAGCTTCGTCGTCGGCCGCTCCAACACGCTGGCGCATGCGGCTGCACGTCAGGTCGCGGAAGGTCGCCGCGGCGATCCCGTGATGTTCAATCCGCTCTACATCCATGCCGGCGTCGGGCTCGGCAAGACACATCTGCTGCAGGCGGTGACCTGGGCCGGCAATTCCGGCAACGAGCGCAAGGTGCTGTACCTGACGGCCGAAAAATTCATGTACGGCTTCGTCGCCGCGCTGAAGACGCAGACGGCGCTGGCCTTCAAGGAAGCGCTGCGCGGCATCGACGTGCTGGTGATCGACGATCTGCAGTTCCTGCAGGGCAAGTCGACCCAGGCCGAGTTCTGTCACACGCTGAACGCGCTGATCGATGCCGGCCGCCAGGTCGTGATCGCGGCCGACCGGCCGCCGTCCGATCTCGAAAGCCTCGACGACCGCGTCCGCTCGCGGCTCGCCGGCGGCCTCGTGGTCGAGATGGGCTCGCTCGGCGAAGAGCTGCGCCACGGCATCCTCAAATCGCGTGTCGCCGCGGCCCGCGCTCATCATGCGACCTTCGAGGTGCCGGAGGAAGTGCTGCTTTATCTGGCGCGCACCATCACCCATAACGGCCGCGACCTCGAAGGCGCGATCAACCGCCTGCTGGCGCACTCGAAGCTCAACAACCGGCCGGTGACGCTGGAGATGGCGGAGCACGAGGTGCGCGACCTGGTCCGGCCGCAGGAGCCGAAGCGGATCAAGATCGAGGACATCCAGCGCGTGGTGGCGCGGCAGTATAATGTCAGCCGCTCCGACCTGCTCTCCTCCCGCCGCACCGCCAATGTGGTGCGCCCGCGCCAAGTGGCGATGTATCTCGCCAAGACGCTGACCCTGCGCTCGCTCCCCGAGATCGGCCGCCGCTTCGGCGGGCGCGACCACACCACGGTGCTGCACGCCGTGCGCAAGATCGAGGCCCTGGTCTCCAAGGACACTGCGCTGTCCGAGGAAGTGGAGTCGCTGAAGCGCCAGCTTCAGGAATAAACGCCTAAGCTCCCGCCATTCTCCCGCCACCCAGGCCACGCCCGGGTGGCGGCCTGCGTTTTGGGCGGTAAATCGTGGGGAACTGCCCCGCAATCCCTTGAAACGGATGGCTTTCCGCGCCACCTTGCGCGACCCTGACGGCTTTGGTCATATCGGCTGGATGATCGGGCTTTCCGGGGTCTTCGGTGCCGTGGCGCGCGTCCCGCCGCCCGGCTTTTCCAACGCTGTGTTTTCTTTGGGATCGGGCGAGTAGTGCAATGAAGGTTACGGTCGAACGCGCGCAACTCCTGAAGTCGCTGGGCCATGTCCATCGCGTGGTCGAGCGCCGCAATACGATTCCGATCCTCGGCAACGTGCTGGTCCGGGCCGAGAACGCCAAATTGTCGCTGAAGGCGACCGACCTCGACCTCGAGGTGACGGAGACGCTGCCGGCGGAAACCGCGACCGCGGGTTCCACCACCGTGCCGGCGCACATGTTCTACGACATCGTGCGCAAGCTGCCTGACGGCTCGCAGATCGTGCTCGAGGCCGACGGCGACCGCGCCGTGCTGGCGATCCGCGCCGGCCGCTCGCGCTTCACGCTGCAGACCCTGCCGGAGAATGATTTCCCAGACCTGGCCGCCGGCGACATGTCGCATTCGTTCTCGCTCGCCGCCAAGGACGTCAAGCGGCTGATCGACCGCACCCAGTTCGCGATCTCCACCGAGGAGACCCGCTATTACCTCAACGGCATCTATCTGCACGCCGCCGGCACGCCCCAGGCCGCGACCTTGCGCGGCGTCGCCACCGACGGCCACCGCCTCGCCCAGCTCGATCTGGTGCAGCCCAAGGGCGCCGAAGGCATGCCCGGCGTGATCGTGCCGCGCAAGACCGTCGGCGAGGTGCAGCGCCTGATCGAGGATGCCGACGCCGAGATGACGATCGAGTTGTCGCAGGCAAAAATCCGTTTCACCATCGGCAACGTCGTGCTGACCTCGAAACTGATCGACGGCACCTTCCCCGACTACGGCCGCGTCATCCCGCAGGGCAACGACAAGGAGCTCGTCGTCGACAAGAAGGACTTCGAGAACGCGGTCGACCGCGTTTCCACCATTTCCAGCGAACGCGGCCGCGCCGTAAAACTGTCGCTGTCGCCGGGCAAGCTGGTGCTGTCGGTCACCAATCCGGATTCCGGCAGCGCGACCGAAGAGCTGGAGGTCGAGTACGCCTCCGACGCCCTCGATATCGGCTTCAACTCGCGCTATCTGCTCGACATCGCCTCCCAGATCGAAGGCGACGTCGCCACACTCCGGCTCGCCGATCCCGGCTCCCCGACCCTGGTGCAAGACCGCGACGACAAGAGCGCACTGTATGTGCTGATGCCGATGCGGGTGTGAGTGTGAGGCAGCGGCTTCTTCTTCTCTCGACGAAATCGCGATGCACGTTGTTGCGTCCTCTCCCCTTGTGGGAGAGGACAGCTCCGCCGGCGGAAACAAACTCAATCAGGTGAGGGGTTGGTGCCGCAGGATCCGTCCCATCGGCCCGTCCCCAGACCTCTCCGCCAATTTGCGAAGAATATGCGCCGCGAACCGACGGACGCCGAAGCCGCAATGTGGCGCCTGCTGAGAGACCGCCGTCTGTCCACATTCAAATTTCGGCGGCAGGTTCCGTTCAGGAATTACATTCTCGACTTTGTCTGCTTCGAGAAGCGCCTTGTGATCGAGATCGATGGGAGCCAGCACGCAGAATCACAACGCGATGTCGCTCGTGACGCCGCCCTCTCCGCTGAAGGCTTTTCCATCGCGCGCTATTGGAACAATGAGGTGCTACAGCAGCCCACTTCTGTGTTGGAAGACGTCCTTGCAAAGCTTGCCGGGCGGTAAGATACCCCTCACCCGTCGCCTCACTTCGTGAGGCGCCACCCTCCCCCACAAGGGGGGAGGGCTCAGAGCGTGCCGCAGCCCAAACATGACCCCCTCCCGCATTCATCGCCTGACGCTGACGCATTTTCGCAATTATCGGGCGGCGGGGCTCGAGACGGCGGCCGACATGGTGGCGCTGGTCGGGCCGAACGGGGCGGGCAAGACCAATTGCATCGAGGCGATCTCGTTCCTGTCGCCGGGACGCGGCCTGCGGCGCGCCACGCTGGAAGACATCGCCGACAACCAGGGCGACGGCTCCTGGGCGGTGTCGGCGCAGGTCGAGGGCGCGCTGGGGTTGGCGACGCTCGGCACCGGCATCGATGCGCCACGGCCCGATGCCGCCGTGAGCCGGCGCTGCCGCATCGACCGCGAGCCGGTGGGTTCGGCGGCCGCCTTCGGCGACCATATCCGCATGGTATGGCTGACGCCGGCGATGGACGGGCTATTCATGGGCGCAGGCTCGGAGCGGCGGCGCTTCTTCGATCGCCTGGTGCTGGCGATCGACAGCGAGCATTCCAGCCGCATCAACGCGCTGGAACGCTCACTGCGCTCACGCAACCGCCTGCTCGAAACCCGCAATTACGACGACCATTGGTGCGACGCGATCGAGCGCGAGACCGCCGAGCTTGCGGTCGCGGTCGCGGCAACGCGCGGCCAGACCGCAGCGCGCCTCACCGGCATGCTGAATGCGCGCGCGCAGGCCTCCGCCTTTCCCTCGGCGCAGATCGCGCTCGACGGCTGGATGGAGAACGCGCTGCTGACGGAGACGGCGACGTCGGTCGAGGACCGCTACCGCCAGATATTGCGCGACAACCGTCCGCGCGATGCCATCGCCGGCCGCACCACCGACGGCCCGCACCTCACCGATCTCCAGGTGATCTATGCGCCGAAAAGCATGCCCGCGCGTGATGCGTCCACGGGCGAGCAGAAGGCGCTGCTGATCGGGCTGGTGCTGGCGCATGCGAGCCTGGTCGCCGAGATGACCGGCATCGTGCCACTGTTGCTGCTCGACGAGGTCGTCGCCCATCTCGATCCCAGCAGGCGCGCCGCGTTGTTCGACGAGTTGCGCAAGCTTGGCGCGCAAGTGTGGCTGACCGGCGCGGATCCGGCCGCCTTCACCGAGATCGGCGCTGGAGGCGAAGTCTTCGACGTCGAGAGCGGACAGGTCTCGTCCCGACGCTAGGCCTTCGGGTTGAACCCGCCCTGTTCCATCAGCGACTAGCTGTCTGAAGCGGCGCCGACGGTGCCGCCGTTGTGCAATCGCGCAGGATTTCCCACGCGCGATGCTTGGAGCGTAGGCATGACGACGGTAAGGCATGGAACGAGAGCGCCTGCGCGATGGCAACTTCTTGCGTGCGGCCTCGCCCTGTTTGCGAGCTGCCTGCTCGCGGCAAGCGCCGGGGCCTGGGTATCGAATTTGTCGCCGCTGTTTTCGACCGCGCTCGCGCCGGATCCCGATGCGCAGCTGCCCGCGCCGGCCCGCTACCTCTATCGAGGAATCCACACCACCGTGATGCCCGGCGTCGAAGCCCCGCTCCGCACCCGGCTCGAAACCACCGTGCCCGCAGAGCTCGGCGACGTCCTCCGCTTCTATCGCAAGGAGCTTGGAAAGCTCGGCTGGCAGGAACAGCCCGATGGCGCGGTGATCGCAACCGATCACGTCCAGCTCGCCTTCACCTCGCCGCTGAGGCCGGCCGCACTGCAGCTCACCCGCAACGACAGCAGCACCTCGGTCCATCTCGTGCAGAAGAACGCCGATGCGGCGACCCGGGCCAATATCACACCCGAACCCGGCCAGGCGAAACTGGTGTTCAGCAATATCAGCGGGAGGGAAGCGGCGCTCACGATCAACGCACGAACGGTCGAGCGCGCCGCCGGCACCAATGCGGTATCGCTGGATCTGGCGCCCGGCAAGTATTCCTACGAACTGACCGTATCCAACCATTCAGCGGCCACGAACGTCCTCAACCTTGCCGCCGGCGATACCTGGGAGCTCACGATCGGGCGCGACGGCGACGCCTGGCCACCGCTCCAGCTGTATTGAGCAGCTACATGGCGCAGCCATATCGAGGCTTGCGCGATCTTTGAACCTCACGGGTTCCAGCCGCGACTTCTCGTCAGAGGCCGCGCCGATGGTGCCGCAGCCTGCAATCGCGCGCGAGCCGATGCGCACGCCATGCCCCTGGAGAAGTGACGATGTCGAGGATGACGCGCGGGACTCAGGTCCCGGCACGCTGGCGGCTGCTTGCATGCGGCCTGTTCCTGATGGCGAGCTGCGGGGTCGCGGCGGCCGCCGACCCGGGTATCGTCGACGTCCACGCGTTGCCGCAGCTCGAAGGCGCGGTGGAGGACACCTCGCGCCCCGATCCCTATCGCGTCGAATATCGCGTGCCGACGCCGCAAGCCGTGACGTCGCAGGCGGCGCGAAAGCTCCTGAACACCGAGGGCTGGGTGTCCTATGTGCTGCCGCTGGAAGAGAAGAGCGCCACGTTGAAATTCAAGAAGGGACGGCAGGGCCTGTCCGTTCACTTCACGCAAGCGCTCGGCCGGCCCGATCAATCCATGGTGTATTACAAGACCGACCGAATCTATTCGAACGTGCCATTTCCCGACGGCGCGAGCGACCTCGTGTTCGACGGCACGAGGCCCTATCTCGGCTGCATTGCACCCGGCGCGCTCGATGCGACCTCCGAGTTCTACACCAGCCGGATGGAAGCGATCGGCTGGCGCAAGCTCACGGCGGAAACGGCCGCGCGCTGGACCAATGCCGGCCTCGACGAGACCGTTCAGAATGGCGTGCGCGCGTTCTACGACCATCCCGAAGGCGACACGACGCAGTTCTACAAGCAGAAACCGGTCATGCTGACGTTGACGCGACGCGACGACGGCCGCACCAATGTCGAGATCCGGATCGCACCCTTCGCGCTGCCCGCCGATCTCAATGCGGACAGCGACGTCGCCGGCCTGCCGCGGCCGAACCCGACCAAGTGGACCAGAGGCCTCGGCAGCGCAAGCTC
The sequence above is drawn from the Bradyrhizobium amphicarpaeae genome and encodes:
- the dnaA gene encoding chromosomal replication initiator protein DnaA; its protein translation is MTMEQDRWSRVKSRLRSNVGEDVYTSWFARMDLEGVQEESVRLSVPTRFLKSWIQAHYAERVLSCWQAEMPEVHRIDLTVRSAVRPVVQPKEAPAPVETRRAPAPELRSTATAPVSANHDALGGSPLDPRLTFASFVVGRSNTLAHAAARQVAEGRRGDPVMFNPLYIHAGVGLGKTHLLQAVTWAGNSGNERKVLYLTAEKFMYGFVAALKTQTALAFKEALRGIDVLVIDDLQFLQGKSTQAEFCHTLNALIDAGRQVVIAADRPPSDLESLDDRVRSRLAGGLVVEMGSLGEELRHGILKSRVAAARAHHATFEVPEEVLLYLARTITHNGRDLEGAINRLLAHSKLNNRPVTLEMAEHEVRDLVRPQEPKRIKIEDIQRVVARQYNVSRSDLLSSRRTANVVRPRQVAMYLAKTLTLRSLPEIGRRFGGRDHTTVLHAVRKIEALVSKDTALSEEVESLKRQLQE
- the dnaN gene encoding DNA polymerase III subunit beta; the protein is MKVTVERAQLLKSLGHVHRVVERRNTIPILGNVLVRAENAKLSLKATDLDLEVTETLPAETATAGSTTVPAHMFYDIVRKLPDGSQIVLEADGDRAVLAIRAGRSRFTLQTLPENDFPDLAAGDMSHSFSLAAKDVKRLIDRTQFAISTEETRYYLNGIYLHAAGTPQAATLRGVATDGHRLAQLDLVQPKGAEGMPGVIVPRKTVGEVQRLIEDADAEMTIELSQAKIRFTIGNVVLTSKLIDGTFPDYGRVIPQGNDKELVVDKKDFENAVDRVSTISSERGRAVKLSLSPGKLVLSVTNPDSGSATEELEVEYASDALDIGFNSRYLLDIASQIEGDVATLRLADPGSPTLVQDRDDKSALYVLMPMRV
- a CDS encoding endonuclease domain-containing protein, coding for MPQDPSHRPVPRPLRQFAKNMRREPTDAEAAMWRLLRDRRLSTFKFRRQVPFRNYILDFVCFEKRLVIEIDGSQHAESQRDVARDAALSAEGFSIARYWNNEVLQQPTSVLEDVLAKLAGR
- the recF gene encoding DNA replication/repair protein RecF (All proteins in this family for which functions are known are DNA-binding proteins that assist the filamentation of RecA onto DNA for the initiation of recombination or recombinational repair.) — translated: MTPSRIHRLTLTHFRNYRAAGLETAADMVALVGPNGAGKTNCIEAISFLSPGRGLRRATLEDIADNQGDGSWAVSAQVEGALGLATLGTGIDAPRPDAAVSRRCRIDREPVGSAAAFGDHIRMVWLTPAMDGLFMGAGSERRRFFDRLVLAIDSEHSSRINALERSLRSRNRLLETRNYDDHWCDAIERETAELAVAVAATRGQTAARLTGMLNARAQASAFPSAQIALDGWMENALLTETATSVEDRYRQILRDNRPRDAIAGRTTDGPHLTDLQVIYAPKSMPARDASTGEQKALLIGLVLAHASLVAEMTGIVPLLLLDEVVAHLDPSRRAALFDELRKLGAQVWLTGADPAAFTEIGAGGEVFDVESGQVSSRR